GCCCCAACGCCGTCCTTTGACCAGGCTGTGAACTCCCTGTAGATCAGCGCCCGTGCTTCATGGCGAAAGATGCGCAAAATCCTGGACAAACTCATCAGAGATGTTGCAGGACAGGCTTTTTGAGGCAGAGGCCGCCGCGGTCATTGATTGGCGAATGTATCGAACGTATGTTCTAATATTCTTTGCCCGACAGCGGCCATCCGATATCTAGGAGAAGAACGCCCCAATGATGACTGTAGACACCTTCACAACGGAAGCGTCACACGCCGACTCCGACATTTCTGCCACCTGGGACTCGTCCGTCGACCAGTTGACGCCATCCGCGGATTCCGGCTCAAGCGCTGTCACTGAGGAGAAGTCGAAGAGGGCTCCGGCCAAAAAGACGGCCGGCAAGAAGTCCAAGACCCTCGAGCTGACCCTTACGGTCACCGGCACCGCCGACGGTGAATGGCACGCGGAGCTCAAGCAGGGCACGAGTTACCTGGCGCGCAACCTCGCGGTCGCGGCGGCCGCAGTCTCGCGCGCCGCAAAGGAGCTGCATGAGGATTTGGCCACTCCGATCGACCAGGTCATCGAGGAGGCCCGTTCCCAGCAGGCCGCCCGCGTCGCCGCCCTCGAGGCCGAGTTGGATGCTGCGCGTAAAGCTCTCGCCGAGCTGGACTGAGGGCCCGCCTTCGCAGGCGTCATCGAGCGGCAGCCGCCACATGCTTTGCGAGGTACGGCGCTGTACGGCTGCCCGTCGCACCCGCAACTTTGGTTGGCGGACCCGCCGCAACGACCTGACCTCCGTTGCGGCCGGCTCCCGGGCCCAGATCGATGACCCAGTCCGCACCGGCGACCATGCGCATGTCGTGTTCGGCCACCACCACGGTGTTTCCCGCGTCGACGAGGCGGTGCAGCTGACGATCGAGTAGGTCCACGTCGGCGGGGTGAAGCCCGGTGGTCGGTTCGTCGAGGACGTAGAGGGTGTGTCCTCGCCGCGGTCGCTGTAGTTCGGAGGCGAGCTTGATCCGCTGCGCCTCGCCACCTGACAGCTCGGTTGCGGGCTGTCCCAAACGGAGATATCCCAGTCCGACATCTTGCAGGGTGGTC
This genomic stretch from Mycobacterium paraterrae harbors:
- a CDS encoding DUF6319 family protein — translated: MMTVDTFTTEASHADSDISATWDSSVDQLTPSADSGSSAVTEEKSKRAPAKKTAGKKSKTLELTLTVTGTADGEWHAELKQGTSYLARNLAVAAAAVSRAAKELHEDLATPIDQVIEEARSQQAARVAALEAELDAARKALAELD